One genomic window of Leopardus geoffroyi isolate Oge1 chromosome C3, O.geoffroyi_Oge1_pat1.0, whole genome shotgun sequence includes the following:
- the GDAP1 gene encoding ganglioside-induced differentiation-associated protein 1 isoform X3, with protein sequence MPDKGSMYYPRVQHYRELLDSLPMDAYTHGCILHPELTVDSMIPAYATTRIRSQIGNTESELKKLAEENPDLQEAYIAKQKRLKSKLLDHDNVKYLKKILDELEKVLDQVETELQRRNEETPEEGRQPWLCGESFTLADVSLAVTLHRLKFLGFARRNWGNGKRPNLETYYERVLKRKTFNKVLGHVNNILISAVLPTAFRVAKKRAPKVLGTTLVVGLLAGMGYFAFMLFRKRLGSMILALRPRPNYF encoded by the exons ATGCCTGATAAAGGAAGCATGTATTATCCACGGGTACAACATTATCGAGAACTTCTTGACTCATTGCCAATGGATGCCTATACACATGGCTGCATTTTACATCCTGAGCTAACTGTGGACTCCATGATCCCAGCTTATGCAACCACAAGGATTCGCA GCCAAATTggtaacacagaatctgaactgaAAAAACTTGCTGAAGAAAACCCGGATTTACAAGAGGCATACATCGCAAAACAGAAGCGACTTAAA TCAAAACTTCTTGACCATGACAAtgtcaaatatttgaagaaaattctTGATGAATTGGAGAAAGTCTTGGATCAGGTTGAAACTGAGttgcaaagaagaaatgaagaaactccAG AAGAGGGCCGCCAGCCTTGGCTCTGCGGAGAATCCTTCACCCTGGCAGACGTTTCACTTGCTGTCACATTGCATCGGCTGAAGTTCCTGGGGTTTGCGAGGAGAAACTGGGGAAATGGAAAGCGACCAAACTTGGAAACCTATTACGAACGTGTcttgaagagaaaaacatttaacaagGTTTTAGGACATGTCAACAATATATTAATCTCTGCAGTGCTGCCAACAGCGTTCCGGGTGGCCAAGAAAAGGGCCCCAAAAGTTCTTGGCACCACCCTTGTGGTTGGTTTGCTTGCAGGAATGGGATATTTTGCTTTTATGCTTTTCAGAAAGAGACTTGGCAGCATGATATTAGCACTTAGACCCAGACCAAATTATTTCTAG